In Rhizobium jaguaris, a single window of DNA contains:
- a CDS encoding ABC transporter ATP-binding protein codes for MQPAVSVKDLKIAYGDHTVIEELSIDIAPREFLVLLGPSGCGKSTLLNAIAGLQEIRDGEMWISGRNVTWEEPKDRGIGMVFQSYALYPRMTVRRNLSFGLRVAGLPKPEIEARIARTASLLHLEKLLDRRPSELSGGQRQRVAIGRALVREVDVFLFDEPLSNLDAKLRNELRVEIKKLHQNLGNTMIYVTHDQIEALTLADRIAIMKDGVIQQLASPSEIYHRPANLFVAGFIGAPAMNFIKGEISIRTEAPVFECNGLSIDLVNYPFLETIKPGPATLGIRPEHIVPDRGTGSLPTITGSVSVVEPMGADTVIWFDWDGLSLCYRIMGDTTLQPGAPIAPGIDITKASLFDADGVRL; via the coding sequence ATGCAGCCTGCCGTATCGGTAAAAGACCTCAAAATCGCCTATGGCGACCATACCGTCATTGAGGAGCTCTCCATCGACATCGCGCCGCGCGAGTTTCTTGTGCTCCTCGGCCCATCCGGTTGCGGGAAATCGACGCTCTTGAATGCGATCGCCGGATTGCAGGAGATCCGCGATGGTGAGATGTGGATCTCCGGAAGGAATGTGACCTGGGAGGAGCCGAAAGACCGCGGCATCGGCATGGTCTTCCAGTCTTATGCGCTTTACCCGCGGATGACGGTGCGCAGGAACCTGTCCTTCGGCCTGCGCGTCGCGGGGCTTCCCAAGCCGGAGATCGAGGCGCGTATCGCCCGCACCGCATCTCTCCTGCATCTGGAAAAGCTGCTTGATAGGCGCCCGTCGGAATTGTCGGGCGGTCAGCGCCAGCGCGTCGCGATCGGCCGGGCCCTCGTCCGTGAAGTCGACGTCTTCCTGTTCGACGAACCGCTTTCCAATCTCGACGCCAAGCTTCGCAACGAGCTGCGCGTCGAGATCAAGAAGCTGCACCAGAACCTCGGCAACACGATGATCTATGTAACCCACGATCAGATCGAAGCGCTGACGCTCGCCGATCGCATCGCTATCATGAAGGACGGCGTCATCCAGCAGCTTGCGAGCCCGTCGGAGATCTATCACCGCCCCGCAAATCTGTTTGTCGCCGGCTTCATCGGCGCACCGGCGATGAACTTCATCAAGGGTGAGATTTCGATCAGGACGGAGGCGCCGGTCTTCGAATGCAACGGCCTCAGCATCGATCTGGTTAACTATCCTTTTCTGGAAACGATCAAGCCCGGCCCTGCCACACTCGGTATCCGTCCCGAACATATCGTTCCGGATCGAGGGACGGGATCTTTGCCAACCATTACCGGTTCCGTCTCGGTAGTCGAGCCGATGGGCGCCGACACCGTGATCTGGTTCGATTGGGACGGGCTAAGCCTTTGCTATCGCATCATGGGCGACACGACGCTTCAGCCAGGCGCACCAATCGCACCCGGCATCGATATCACCAAAGCCTCCCTCTTTGACGCCGACGGCGTCCGTCTCTGA
- a CDS encoding carbohydrate ABC transporter permease, translating to MTTRPHSRGPKPSRLSVGQVGFYAFLILSALFFLLPLYTMLVTSLKSMEEIRQGHIFALPATVDFDAWKTAWSGACMGTQCLGVRIGFWNSIKITVPAVVVSVSIGAINGYALSLWRPKGSNLLFGLLMAGGLIPYQIFLYPLVRLLANLSLYNSVAGVVLVHVIFGLPLVTLLFRNYFVAIPEELCKAARVDGAGFWRIFLEIMLPMSVPMVVVASIFQFTGIWNDFLIGLVFAGRDNLPMTVQLNNIVNTTMGERAYNVNMAATILTAVVPLAIYFFSGRWFLRGVAAGAVKG from the coding sequence ATGACAACCCGCCCCCATTCTCGTGGCCCCAAGCCGTCCAGGCTCAGCGTCGGCCAGGTCGGGTTCTACGCGTTCCTGATCCTATCTGCGTTGTTCTTCCTGTTGCCTCTCTACACCATGCTCGTGACCTCATTGAAGTCGATGGAAGAAATCCGCCAGGGCCATATCTTCGCCCTGCCCGCCACCGTCGATTTCGATGCGTGGAAGACCGCCTGGTCGGGAGCCTGCATGGGCACGCAATGCCTTGGCGTGCGCATTGGTTTCTGGAACTCGATCAAGATTACCGTGCCCGCCGTCGTCGTTTCCGTTTCCATCGGGGCGATCAACGGTTATGCGCTGTCGCTTTGGCGGCCGAAGGGCTCGAACCTTCTGTTCGGGCTGCTGATGGCCGGCGGCCTGATCCCCTATCAGATCTTCCTCTATCCGCTGGTGCGGCTGCTTGCCAACTTGAGCCTCTACAATTCGGTCGCCGGCGTCGTCCTTGTGCACGTCATCTTCGGCCTGCCGCTGGTTACGCTGCTGTTCCGCAACTATTTCGTCGCCATTCCCGAAGAGCTCTGCAAGGCTGCCCGCGTCGACGGAGCAGGCTTCTGGCGCATCTTTCTCGAGATCATGTTGCCGATGTCGGTGCCGATGGTGGTCGTCGCCTCGATCTTCCAGTTCACCGGCATCTGGAACGACTTCCTGATCGGCCTCGTCTTTGCCGGCCGCGACAACCTGCCGATGACGGTCCAGCTCAACAACATCGTCAACACCACCATGGGCGAACGCGCCTACAATGTGAACATGGCCGCCACCATCCTGACCGCCGTCGTTCCGCTCGCCATCTATTTCTTCTCCGGCCGCTGGTTCCTGCGCGGTGTCGCAGCCGGCGCTGTCAAAGGGTAA
- a CDS encoding carbohydrate ABC transporter permease codes for MQAKRKRSLAATIALLPTWIAAIFVYIGTMVWSVRLSFTDSTIFPSSNYVGFAQYVRLFRNSRWLASLENVLIFGLLYVAGCLALGFVLAAALDRKVRFESVFRTIFLYPYAMSFVVTGLIWQWMLNPTLGIQATVRAFGWQGFVFDWIVNRDMAIYTVVFAGVWQGAGLVMVIALSGMRGISEEQWKAAQIDGIPVWRIYLSIILPQLGPALAASGMLLSMGVIKTYDLIVAQTGGGPGYSTEVPAKFIMDNLFERQNLGLASAGATVLVLSVVMAVAPFRYALAMRARRRGAH; via the coding sequence ATGCAAGCCAAGCGCAAACGTTCCCTGGCTGCGACCATTGCACTTCTGCCGACATGGATCGCCGCAATCTTCGTCTATATCGGCACCATGGTCTGGTCGGTCCGGCTGTCCTTCACGGATTCGACGATCTTCCCGTCGTCCAACTATGTCGGCTTCGCCCAATATGTCAGGCTGTTTAGAAATTCGCGCTGGCTGGCGTCGCTGGAGAATGTGCTGATCTTCGGCCTTCTCTATGTCGCGGGATGCCTCGCTCTCGGCTTTGTACTGGCAGCGGCTCTTGACCGCAAAGTCCGCTTCGAAAGCGTGTTCAGGACCATATTCCTCTACCCCTATGCCATGTCCTTCGTGGTCACGGGACTAATCTGGCAATGGATGCTGAACCCCACGCTCGGCATCCAGGCAACCGTCCGGGCGTTCGGCTGGCAGGGCTTCGTCTTCGACTGGATCGTCAATCGCGACATGGCGATCTATACCGTGGTCTTCGCCGGTGTCTGGCAAGGCGCCGGTCTCGTCATGGTCATCGCGCTTTCCGGCATGCGTGGCATCAGCGAGGAGCAATGGAAGGCTGCCCAGATCGACGGCATACCGGTCTGGCGCATCTACCTTTCGATCATCCTGCCGCAACTCGGGCCCGCGCTTGCGGCATCCGGAATGCTCCTGTCGATGGGCGTGATCAAGACCTACGATCTGATCGTCGCACAGACCGGCGGCGGCCCCGGCTACTCGACCGAAGTGCCGGCAAAATTCATCATGGACAATCTGTTCGAACGCCAGAACCTCGGGCTTGCGAGCGCCGGTGCCACCGTATTGGTGCTTTCCGTCGTCATGGCTGTTGCCCCGTTTCGCTATGCGCTTGCCATGCGCGCCAGAAGAAGGGGAGCGCATTGA
- a CDS encoding ABC transporter substrate-binding protein, translated as MKNTMKLLLVGAAVLSAAVFSAHAEDKPKAEVMTSWTSGGEAAALDVIKQEFEKRGGVWKDSSIAGFGAADAAFQNRLVAGDPPAAKQTVLGLANADFVNQGLLTPIDGIAKAGKWADALPKSIADLISYKGQVYLAPTGAHGESWVFYSKETFAKAGVSEEPKSWDEFFTALDKLKAAGVLPVAWGGQSWQESKVFNMILLTQVGIDGFLKIYVDKDKGEASTEGVKKTLDILGKLRGYVDEGAAGRNWNDATAMVITGKAGVQFMGDWAKGEFVAAGKVLGKDYGCMLAPQSPGMVYVADSFSFPKIADAASQKGQTLLAEVAMDPVVQIEFSLKKGSVPMRTDVDKSKLDICAQKGLELMAAGKIVPDQALILSPQQAGALNDFVDEFWSSPSEDSASGAKKFFAIFE; from the coding sequence ATGAAAAACACAATGAAGCTCTTACTGGTGGGAGCCGCCGTGCTCTCAGCAGCCGTTTTCTCGGCCCATGCCGAAGACAAGCCGAAAGCCGAGGTGATGACCTCCTGGACTTCCGGCGGAGAGGCGGCTGCTCTGGACGTCATCAAGCAGGAATTTGAAAAACGCGGCGGGGTCTGGAAGGATTCTTCCATCGCCGGTTTCGGCGCGGCCGACGCAGCCTTTCAGAATCGCCTGGTCGCAGGCGATCCTCCGGCCGCCAAGCAGACCGTGCTCGGCCTGGCCAATGCCGATTTCGTCAATCAGGGCCTGCTGACCCCGATCGATGGCATCGCGAAAGCCGGCAAATGGGCCGATGCCCTGCCGAAATCGATCGCCGACCTCATTTCATACAAGGGTCAGGTCTATCTTGCCCCCACCGGCGCCCATGGCGAAAGCTGGGTGTTCTATTCCAAGGAGACCTTCGCAAAGGCCGGCGTGAGCGAAGAGCCCAAGAGCTGGGACGAATTCTTCACCGCTCTCGACAAGCTCAAGGCCGCCGGTGTGCTTCCGGTCGCCTGGGGCGGTCAATCCTGGCAGGAATCCAAGGTCTTCAACATGATCCTGCTGACACAGGTCGGCATTGACGGTTTCCTGAAGATCTATGTCGACAAGGACAAGGGCGAGGCATCGACGGAAGGCGTGAAGAAGACGCTCGATATTCTCGGCAAGCTGCGTGGCTATGTCGATGAAGGGGCTGCGGGCCGCAACTGGAACGACGCAACCGCCATGGTCATCACCGGAAAGGCCGGCGTGCAATTCATGGGCGATTGGGCCAAGGGCGAATTCGTTGCCGCCGGCAAGGTGCTTGGCAAGGACTATGGCTGCATGCTCGCCCCGCAATCGCCAGGCATGGTTTATGTCGCCGATTCCTTCTCATTCCCGAAGATCGCCGATGCGGCTTCGCAGAAGGGCCAGACGCTGCTCGCGGAGGTCGCCATGGACCCGGTCGTCCAGATCGAGTTCTCGCTCAAGAAGGGTTCCGTGCCGATGCGCACCGACGTCGACAAGTCGAAGCTCGACATCTGCGCGCAGAAGGGGCTGGAACTGATGGCCGCGGGCAAGATCGTGCCGGATCAGGCTCTGATCCTTTCGCCGCAACAGGCTGGCGCACTCAACGACTTCGTCGATGAGTTCTGGAGCAGCCCATCGGAAGACAGTGCCTCTGGTGCCAAGAAGTTCTTCGCGATCTTCGAATAG
- a CDS encoding sugar phosphate isomerase/epimerase family protein, which translates to MTSTERLRFGVDLVTFFHPGFWGVENYDGIIAFARSQPRAFWDKILDAVEASGVTGVELTFSPFNWQDATKTYGSVEAFAAELSRRGLTLASGFFAELEAAGDFTEASAQAAIIDKAEKYAEFLKACGSDIMVIGAPLRQTLGAQPVRFFDFEQARKIADFLNRLGAALHAKGVRLALHTEAHSIFAASRDVDLLMLLTDPAYLHMCPDTAHIIVAGSDPLQVVERHHERMIIAHWKDALGPMPADTPIDEHIHERHHPYFCGFGLGRVDWPGWIRLLRDRGYKGWAILELDAAPDPVADIANGLKLVRQALLPTYR; encoded by the coding sequence ATGACATCAACCGAACGGCTTCGCTTCGGCGTCGATCTCGTCACCTTCTTCCATCCCGGGTTCTGGGGCGTGGAGAACTACGACGGCATTATCGCCTTCGCCCGCAGCCAACCCCGCGCCTTTTGGGACAAGATCCTTGATGCTGTTGAGGCATCCGGCGTCACCGGCGTAGAGCTGACCTTTTCGCCGTTCAACTGGCAGGATGCGACGAAGACCTATGGTTCGGTCGAAGCCTTCGCCGCCGAGCTTTCCCGGCGCGGACTGACGCTGGCGAGCGGCTTCTTTGCCGAGCTCGAGGCGGCTGGCGATTTCACCGAGGCATCCGCACAGGCCGCAATCATCGACAAGGCGGAGAAATACGCCGAATTCCTCAAGGCCTGCGGCAGTGACATCATGGTCATCGGCGCCCCGCTGCGTCAGACGCTTGGCGCCCAGCCGGTGCGGTTCTTCGATTTCGAGCAGGCGCGCAAGATTGCCGATTTTCTCAATCGCCTCGGGGCCGCTCTTCATGCGAAAGGCGTGCGGCTGGCCCTCCACACCGAGGCACACTCGATCTTCGCCGCCTCCCGCGATGTCGATCTGCTGATGCTGCTAACCGACCCGGCTTACCTGCATATGTGCCCGGACACAGCCCATATCATCGTCGCCGGCTCCGATCCACTGCAGGTCGTCGAGCGTCATCACGAGCGCATGATCATCGCTCACTGGAAGGACGCGCTCGGACCTATGCCGGCCGACACCCCGATCGACGAACATATTCATGAGCGCCACCACCCTTATTTCTGCGGCTTCGGACTCGGCCGTGTCGATTGGCCGGGCTGGATCAGGCTGTTGCGCGACCGCGGCTACAAGGGCTGGGCCATTCTCGAGCTAGATGCCGCGCCAGATCCGGTCGCCGACATCGCAAATGGGCTCAAGCTGGTGCGGCAGGCACTTTTACCGACCTATCGCTGA
- a CDS encoding LacI family DNA-binding transcriptional regulator has translation MRKNKGMPMEEQSGPLMADVARLAGVAISTVSRALANPGRVNEKTRARIDAAAKKLGYTPNAMARGLRVGKSNTIMIILPGSLYYGVSQVIPQVLQSINKALLQNGYNLMIANLGRDAESERHILDLAFGGTVRGAIILSSKLPEVDGRSLANAGLPTISMLLDMSDAGVPSVVTNDREAVRDATADLIHLGHRRFLYLAGPENNYHDLERFSGVVEALQEAGLSESAVVRSGGNLDYQHGFDIGLQAASDFAALADKPTAAIATSDDMAISFMSRVQRMGLSIPGGLSIVSFDGSPVCAFCSPPLSTIEQPMEEMGQMAVAILMAAIDRPEQKPEMRNVIRSRLIQRESVAAPVWLLANNFN, from the coding sequence TTGAGAAAAAACAAAGGCATGCCGATGGAGGAGCAGTCAGGGCCGTTGATGGCCGATGTTGCGAGATTGGCAGGGGTGGCGATCTCAACGGTCAGCCGGGCACTTGCCAATCCCGGTCGTGTTAACGAGAAGACACGTGCCAGGATCGATGCGGCTGCCAAGAAATTGGGCTACACGCCGAATGCCATGGCGCGCGGCCTGCGGGTCGGAAAATCTAATACGATCATGATCATTCTGCCCGGCTCGCTTTATTACGGCGTCTCCCAGGTCATTCCGCAAGTCCTGCAAAGCATCAACAAAGCCTTGCTGCAGAACGGCTATAACCTGATGATCGCCAATCTCGGCCGCGACGCGGAATCTGAGCGACATATTCTCGATCTCGCCTTCGGTGGCACCGTTCGAGGCGCCATCATTCTCTCGTCGAAGCTGCCGGAAGTCGACGGTCGGTCTCTTGCCAATGCTGGCTTGCCGACTATTTCCATGCTGCTCGACATGAGTGATGCCGGTGTGCCGAGCGTCGTCACCAACGATCGCGAGGCGGTGCGGGATGCGACGGCCGACCTTATCCATCTTGGCCATCGCCGCTTTCTCTATCTTGCTGGCCCAGAGAACAACTATCATGATCTCGAGCGTTTTAGCGGTGTCGTTGAGGCACTCCAGGAAGCAGGATTGTCAGAATCTGCGGTGGTTCGCTCGGGCGGCAATCTGGATTATCAGCACGGTTTTGACATCGGCCTGCAGGCGGCGAGCGATTTTGCCGCGCTTGCGGATAAACCTACAGCAGCCATTGCTACCAGCGATGATATGGCAATTTCTTTCATGAGTCGGGTGCAGCGGATGGGACTGTCGATTCCGGGCGGCCTCTCGATCGTCTCCTTCGACGGTTCGCCCGTTTGTGCATTTTGCTCGCCGCCGCTTTCAACGATCGAGCAGCCGATGGAGGAGATGGGGCAGATGGCGGTCGCCATTCTGATGGCAGCCATTGATCGGCCGGAGCAAAAGCCGGAAATGCGAAATGTTATCCGCAGCCGGCTCATTCAGCGAGAGAGCGTCGCTGCCCCTGTGTGGCTTTTAGCTAACAATTTCAATTGA
- a CDS encoding site-specific integrase: MKNSGEIVLETELPKAPPSPAPQPASGLPGHLQDLTDRARGYVEAASSANTRRAYASDWKHFSAWCRRSNLTPLPADPQIVGLYITACASGTAERGMKANSVSTIERRLSALTWNYTQRGMPIDRKDRHIATVLAGIRNTHATPPRQKEAVLPEQLIAMLETLDRGSLRGLRDRAMLLIGFAGGLRRSEIVGLDLGRDQTEDGRGWLEILDKGLLVTLRGKTGWREVEIGRGSSDATCPVVAVETWIKFARIAKGPLFRRVTGEGKDVGPDRLNDREVARLVKKTALAAGVRGDLSEPERAEKFSGHSLRAGLASSAEVDERYVQKQLGHASAEMTRKYQRRRDRFRVNLTKASGL, encoded by the coding sequence ATGAAGAATAGCGGCGAAATCGTTCTTGAGACGGAGCTGCCGAAGGCTCCGCCCTCCCCTGCCCCGCAGCCGGCGTCCGGCCTACCGGGTCATCTGCAAGATCTCACCGATCGCGCGCGCGGCTATGTCGAGGCGGCCAGCTCCGCCAACACACGCCGCGCCTATGCCAGCGACTGGAAGCATTTTTCCGCCTGGTGTCGGCGCTCGAACCTGACGCCCCTTCCAGCCGATCCACAAATCGTCGGCCTCTACATCACCGCTTGTGCGTCCGGCACCGCCGAACGTGGTATGAAGGCCAACTCTGTGTCGACCATCGAACGGCGGCTGTCCGCCCTCACCTGGAACTACACGCAACGCGGCATGCCGATCGATCGAAAGGATCGCCATATTGCCACCGTTCTTGCCGGTATCCGCAACACCCACGCCACCCCACCCCGCCAGAAGGAAGCGGTGCTGCCGGAGCAACTGATCGCCATGCTCGAAACCCTGGATCGCGGCAGCCTGCGCGGCCTGCGCGATCGGGCGATGCTGCTGATCGGCTTTGCCGGCGGCCTGCGCCGCTCCGAGATCGTTGGGCTCGACCTCGGCCGCGACCAGACCGAGGACGGGCGCGGCTGGCTCGAGATCCTTGACAAGGGCCTGCTCGTCACCCTGCGCGGCAAGACCGGATGGCGCGAGGTCGAGATCGGCCGCGGCTCGTCCGATGCGACCTGCCCGGTTGTCGCCGTCGAGACCTGGATCAAGTTCGCGCGGATTGCCAAGGGTCCTCTCTTCCGCAGGGTGACGGGTGAAGGCAAGGATGTTGGGCCGGATCGGCTGAACGATCGCGAGGTCGCTCGTCTTGTCAAGAAGACGGCGCTCGCGGCCGGCGTCAGGGGCGACCTCAGCGAACCGGAGCGAGCGGAGAAATTTTCGGGTCACTCGCTGCGCGCCGGCCTCGCCTCCTCCGCCGAGGTCGACGAGCGCTACGTGCAGAAACAGCTCGGCCATGCCAGCGCGGAAATGACCCGCAAATACCAGCGCCGCCGTGACCGCTTTCGCGTCAATCTCACCAAAGCCTCAGGGCTTTGA
- a CDS encoding type II toxin-antitoxin system VapC family toxin — protein sequence MVIDTSAIVAIFFNEPDALYYSERIADDPIRLISAATLVEAAMVIEGRFGEAGGAELDLWLHKTNLEAVAVTSEHADQARRAWRRYGKGRHPAGLNYGDCFSYALAALTGEPLLFKGNDFKQTDVEAA from the coding sequence ATGGTGATCGATACGTCAGCGATCGTCGCGATCTTTTTCAATGAACCGGATGCCCTCTACTACAGCGAACGCATTGCCGACGATCCCATCCGGCTGATTTCGGCGGCAACGCTCGTCGAAGCCGCGATGGTCATCGAGGGGCGCTTCGGCGAGGCAGGCGGAGCAGAACTCGATCTCTGGTTGCACAAGACCAATCTGGAGGCCGTTGCGGTGACCTCCGAGCATGCCGACCAGGCCCGCCGGGCCTGGCGCCGCTACGGCAAGGGTCGCCATCCTGCCGGCCTGAATTACGGCGACTGCTTCTCCTATGCCCTCGCCGCGCTGACCGGCGAGCCGCTGCTCTTCAAGGGGAACGACTTCAAACAGACAGATGTCGAGGCGGCATGA
- a CDS encoding type II toxin-antitoxin system VapB family antitoxin — protein sequence MALSIKDPETEKLARALAARTGETITIATRRALEERLKRMGSQAKKAALLDDMEAMRRRLSALPVLDDRSPDEIIGYDENGIPN from the coding sequence ATGGCGCTGAGCATCAAAGACCCCGAGACGGAGAAGCTCGCGCGCGCACTCGCTGCGCGCACCGGCGAAACCATCACCATCGCGACGCGGCGCGCGCTGGAAGAGCGCCTCAAGCGTATGGGATCGCAAGCGAAGAAGGCTGCCCTCCTCGACGACATGGAGGCGATGCGGCGACGCTTGAGCGCTCTGCCGGTTCTCGATGATCGCAGTCCGGATGAAATCATCGGTTACGACGAAAACGGTATTCCGAACTGA
- a CDS encoding DUF1403 family protein, with amino-acid sequence MAPRARIIPDPPASYPPVPGWARLPSAGEVHDDAAYFAGAALAALHPAACDAHPLGILWRQRLALTCAAVLTRQQGRPEAEAALRDYWYLTPAGGDPGPTGRLLGAFRALGDPRALRPEQWAARLPALFELAAGTALTAALEMAAHQVRGQGDAVRAAAVTALDVTRRRPDARPLAMWLADAVLAKRLGWPAPASLLSSALRPADWRALREGRAEAWIEGCHLAYARSAAASLDLYADLSRRMLRLLTVAPQLRGKEADTMVAILIREDAQPAKTGQTTSDRSSRRLFDRLVALGGARELTGRPTFRLYGL; translated from the coding sequence ATGGCTCCGCGCGCACGAATCATACCCGATCCACCCGCAAGCTACCCGCCGGTCCCCGGCTGGGCGCGCCTTCCATCCGCGGGCGAAGTCCATGACGACGCGGCCTATTTCGCTGGTGCGGCGCTCGCGGCCCTGCATCCGGCGGCTTGTGATGCGCACCCGCTTGGAATTCTTTGGCGCCAACGTCTGGCGCTGACTTGCGCGGCCGTGCTGACACGGCAGCAAGGGCGCCCGGAAGCGGAGGCCGCGCTGCGCGATTACTGGTATCTGACGCCGGCCGGCGGCGATCCCGGTCCCACGGGCCGGCTGCTCGGCGCCTTCCGTGCCCTTGGCGATCCGCGCGCCCTGCGCCCGGAGCAATGGGCGGCGCGCCTGCCGGCCTTGTTTGAGCTTGCCGCCGGCACCGCCTTGACGGCAGCTCTGGAGATGGCCGCCCATCAAGTCCGCGGGCAGGGTGATGCGGTGCGAGCGGCGGCCGTGACCGCGCTGGACGTCACGCGACGCCGGCCGGATGCCCGGCCGCTGGCCATGTGGCTGGCGGACGCGGTGCTCGCCAAACGTCTTGGCTGGCCGGCGCCCGCATCGCTGTTGTCGAGCGCCCTGCGGCCCGCCGACTGGCGGGCGCTGCGGGAGGGCAGGGCAGAGGCGTGGATCGAAGGCTGCCATTTGGCGTATGCGCGCAGTGCCGCTGCAAGCCTCGATCTTTATGCGGATCTTTCTCGTAGGATGCTGCGTCTGCTCACCGTGGCGCCACAGTTACGCGGCAAGGAGGCCGACACAATGGTGGCGATCCTAATCAGGGAGGATGCGCAGCCGGCGAAAACCGGCCAGACGACCAGCGACCGATCAAGCCGGCGGCTGTTCGACCGCCTGGTGGCGCTCGGCGGCGCACGCGAACTGACAGGACGGCCGACCTTCCGGCTCTACGGGCTCTAA
- the scpB gene encoding SMC-Scp complex subunit ScpB, with protein sequence MARRAQPTAPLDIELEELPAELRWREWMGRVEAMIFANAEPVSRETLVRLVGRNCSIDLLIDDIRHEPRDRPYELVAVAGGWQHRTRTRFVEAIRGVTDLEPLVRPLSQADLLVLAIVAYHQPITRGEISKITGKEVSRDTIAHLRSLDFVSSGPRSPQPGAPYTLVTTRIFLSHFGLESLRDLPDFEALQDAGLLSKGRLLDDEIPIASDEQDEAIDRDAGDD encoded by the coding sequence ATGGCACGACGCGCACAACCCACCGCCCCACTCGACATCGAGCTCGAAGAGCTGCCGGCGGAGCTGCGCTGGCGCGAATGGATGGGGAGGGTCGAGGCGATGATTTTCGCCAACGCCGAGCCGGTGTCGCGCGAGACACTGGTCCGTCTGGTCGGGCGGAACTGCAGCATCGATTTGCTGATCGACGACATTCGCCACGAGCCGCGCGACCGGCCCTACGAACTCGTTGCGGTCGCCGGCGGCTGGCAGCATCGCACCCGCACGCGATTCGTCGAAGCCATCCGCGGCGTGACGGATCTTGAACCGCTAGTCCGGCCGCTGTCACAGGCCGATCTGCTGGTGCTGGCGATCGTAGCTTATCATCAGCCGATTACCCGCGGCGAAATCTCGAAGATCACCGGCAAGGAGGTCAGCCGCGATACGATCGCCCATCTGCGGTCGCTCGACTTCGTGTCTTCCGGTCCGCGCAGCCCGCAGCCGGGCGCGCCCTATACGCTGGTCACCACGAGGATCTTCCTGTCGCATTTTGGGCTCGAGAGTTTGCGTGACCTGCCGGATTTCGAGGCGCTTCAGGATGCCGGGTTGCTCAGCAAGGGCAGGTTGCTCGATGACGAGATCCCTATAGCCTCAGATGAGCAGGATGAAGCGATTGATCGGGATGCCGGCGACGATTAG